In one Alnus glutinosa chromosome 12, dhAlnGlut1.1, whole genome shotgun sequence genomic region, the following are encoded:
- the LOC133852295 gene encoding probable glycerol-3-phosphate acyltransferase 3: MSTASFIKTLYLFFFCILFFLFFFGILFRKRRGFYKNHATTQFKYQKCRSLALRSDHLASQTLIFDVEGALLTSFSLFPYFMLVAFEGGSLLRALFLLLSYPFTCLFSEETGLKIMVMVCFFGIKKETFRTGINVLPKFFLEDVGLEIFEVLKSSSGKKVGVTQLPQVMVVGFLRDYLEIDVVVGRELKVFNGYFVGLMEEKKDIIGLEEILEEDNMIGITGFTKVLGHHLLSHCKEIYLVGEGDKRRWQNLPREKYPKPLIFHDGRMAGAPTPLDALAIFMWMPFGLILAIFRVLIYLSLPTFVSHPLNAFGGMHLTVTMPDESSSSSSVPNTKEAKPKGLVYACNHRTPMDAPYLAVIFNKRIIAVSYSVSRMSEILSPNKMVRLTRNRDQDARIMESWLNEGDIIICPEGTTCREPYLLRFSPLFAELSEVIVPVAMDARVTMFHGTTASGLKFLDPIFFFMNPAPAYTVRVLDKVSGSPTYKNGEKSKFDVANQVQGEIAKALGFEGTKLTRRDKYMLLAGTDGTVSR, encoded by the exons tgcattctctttttcttgtttttctttggcATTCTCTTTAGAAAACGTAGAGGATTCTACAAAAACCATGCAACGACACAGTTTAAATATCAGAAGTGTCGTTCTCTTGCTCTTAGATCAGACCACCTAGCAAGCCAGACTTTGATCTTCGACGTGGAAGGAGCTTTGCTAACATCCTTCTCCTTGTTCCCATACTTCATGCTCGTGGCCTTTGAAGGTGGAAGCTTATTAAGGGCTCTTTTCCTCCTTCTTTCGTACCCTTTTACTTGTTTGTTCAGTGAAGAGACGGGGTTGAAGATTATGGTCATGGTTTGCTTCTTTGGGATCAAGAAAGAGACCTTCAGAACTGGAATTAATGTTCTGCCAAAGTTTTTCTTGGAAGACGTTGGATTGGAGATCTTTGAGGTGCTGAAGAGCAGCAGTGGGAAAAAAGTAGGTGTGACTCAGCTTCCTCAAGTAATGGTTGTGGGCTTTTTGAGGGATTATTTAGAGATTGATGTTGTAGTCGGGAGAGAGCTGAAGGTGTTCAATGGGTATTTTGTGGGACTCATGGAGGAGAAGAAGGATATTATTGGTTTGGAGGAAATTCTTGAAGAGGATAACATGATTGGCATTACTGGCTTCACAAAAGTTCTTGGTCACCATTTGCTCTCCCATTGCAAG GAGATTTATTTGGTTGGAGAAGGTGATAAGAGGAGATGGCAAAACCTCCCAAGAGAGAAGTACCCAAAACCATTGATCTTTCATGATGGTAGAATGGCTGGGGCACCAACCCCGCTGGACGCTCTAGCCATATTCATGTGGATGCCATTTGGGTTAATCCTTGCCATTTTCAGGGTCCTTATTTACCTATCACTGCCCACCTTCGTGTCTCACCCTCTTAATGCCTTCGGCGGCATGCACCTCACAGTCACGATGCCCGACGAAagctcaagctcaagctcaGTTCCAAACACCAAGGAAGCTAAACCCAAAGGCCTCGTTTATGCATGCAATCACAGAACGCCGATGGACGCTCCTTACCTTGCTGtgattttcaataaaagaatcaTCGCGGTCTCCTACAGCGTAAGCAGAATGTCAGAGATATTATCGCCCAACAAAATGGTTCGATTGACGAGGAATCGCGATCAAGATGCGAGGATAATGGAGAGCTGGCTAAATGAAGGGGACATAATTATTTGCCCCGAAGGGACCACATGTAGAGAACCTTATCTCTTAAGATTTAGTCCCTTGTTTGCAGAATTGAGTGAAGTGATAGTGCCCGTTGCAATGGACGCCCGCGTTACTATGTTTCATGGTACAACTGCGAGCGGGCTCAAGTTTCTGgacccgatcttcttcttcatgaaccCAGCACCAGCTTACACCGTTCGAGTCCTTGACAAGGTATCTGGTTCGCCCACTTATAAGAATGGGGAGAAGTCAAAGTTTGATGTGGCTAACCAGGTTCAGGGTGAGATTGCCAAGGCTCTGGGGTTTGAGGGCACCAAGCTTACAAGAAGAGACAAGTACATGTTATTGGCAGGTACGGACGGGACTGTTTCCCGGTAA
- the LOC133851478 gene encoding zinc finger BED domain-containing protein RICESLEEPER 2-like, protein MVKYVKGSPQRLAIFKSCAERKTVGYHASLVLDIPTRWNSTYMMLDVAEKYESAFELMLDEDVSFGNNLCEDGGGKRRLGVPLDEDWKNVRNFAKFLQVFYGVTIEISGSSYSTSNNYFNILQNVYNTLIEYCESDDDLLSSMAIRMKMKYDKYWGNFEKINPLLFVAAVLDQRYKIIILEFWFKSNVGEEKAERIITKLKNTLEQLYNHYAKNVANVGGSGDKSNEEQSCGNSASVGAGTSTTSRSKKNVLTDFHSFRASKNLALCRTETERYFAEDVEPPCKTFDALMWWKINSSKFSVLAEVARDVLAIPITIVAFESAFSTGGRVIDPFRSSLAPKTVEALICTQNWLKSSWVNENDELHLPTAFGTGNVWNSGVVACCLLVET, encoded by the exons ATGGTGAAATATGTAAAGGGATCCCCTCAAAGATTGGCCATCTTCAAGTCTTGTGCAGAAAGGAAGACAGTTGGGTATCATGCTTCATTGGTTCTTGATATTCCAACTCGATGGAACTCTACTTATATGATGTTGGATGTGGCAGAGAAGTATGAAAGTGCATTTGAACTAATGTTAGATGAAGATGTTAGTTTTGGGAACAACTTGTGTGAGGATGGTGGAGGGAAAAGAAGGTTAGGGGTTCCGCTTGATGAAGAttggaaaaatgttagaaactTTGCTAAATTTTTGCAAGTGTTTTATGGGGTGacaattgagatatcaggttcCTCATACTCGActtctaacaattatttcaatataCTCCAAAATGTTTATAATACTTTGATTGAGTATTGTGAGAgtgatgatgatttgttgagtTCCATGGCAATCAGgatgaaaatgaaatatgaCAAATATTGGGGaaactttgagaaaattaaCCCCTTGTTGTTTGTTGCTGCTGTGCTTGATCAACGTTACAAGataattattttagaattttggttcaaaAGCAACGTAGGTGAAGAAAAAGCAGAGAGGATTATCACCAAATTGAAGAATACATTGGAGCAGTTGTATAATCACTATGCTAAGAATGTAGCGAATGTTGGAGGAAGTGGGGACAAGTCAAATGAAGAGCAGAGTTGTGGAAATTCAGCCTCAGTGGGTGCGGGTACTTCTACTACttctagaagtaaaaaaaatgttttaacagACTTCCATTCATTTCGGGCATCCAAAAATTTGGCATTGTGTCGGACAGAGACAGAAAGATATTTCGCGGAAGATGTTGAGCCACCATGTAAAACTTTTGATGCTTTGATGTGGTGGAAGATAAATTCATCAAAGTTTTCGGTTCTAGCTGAGGTTGCACGAGATGTCTTGGCAATTCCGATCACCATTGTTGCTTTCGAGTCGGCATTTAGCACTGGAGGTCGCGTCATAGACCCTTTTCGGAGTTCTTTAGCTCCGAAAACAGTGGAGGCTCTTATATGTACTCAGAATTGGTTGAAATCTTCTTGGGTCAATGAGAATGATGAGTTACATCTTCCTACTg CTTTTGGAACTGGTAATGTTTGGAATTCTGGAGTTGTTGCCTGTTGCCTGTTGGTGGAAACTTGA